One Cryptosporangium minutisporangium DNA segment encodes these proteins:
- a CDS encoding alpha/beta hydrolase produces MTLQRARRAGVEIAYDVEGRPADEPVLLIMGLGLQMLFWPDHFRQLLVDRGFQVARFDNRDVGLSTHLHGLGTPSPLVFVSRRWRGYRVADMADDAVGVLDALGWSSAHVVGVSLGGMIAQTLAGLHPDRVRTLTSISSTPDVRIGGAHPRLLPALLGGRGRTREGAARHVVRVFRTIGSPAYARNEPWLREMARQSFDRAHDNAGVRRQLAAIISSPDRRPLLAGVRAPTLVVHGEADLLVRPSGGRATAAAVAGARLVTYPGMGHDLPDALQQPIAEEIAALAARWRAERSNP; encoded by the coding sequence ATGACGCTGCAGCGGGCACGGCGAGCCGGGGTCGAGATCGCGTACGACGTCGAGGGGCGACCGGCGGACGAGCCGGTACTACTGATCATGGGTCTGGGTCTGCAGATGCTGTTCTGGCCGGACCACTTCCGGCAGCTGCTGGTCGACCGGGGATTTCAGGTGGCGCGGTTCGACAATCGCGACGTCGGACTCTCCACCCATCTCCACGGGCTGGGGACGCCGTCGCCGCTGGTATTCGTGAGCCGCCGCTGGCGCGGCTACCGCGTCGCGGACATGGCCGACGACGCGGTGGGCGTCCTGGACGCGCTCGGGTGGTCGAGCGCCCACGTCGTGGGGGTGTCGCTCGGGGGGATGATCGCGCAGACGCTCGCCGGCCTCCATCCGGACCGCGTGCGTACCTTGACCTCGATCTCCTCCACCCCCGACGTCCGGATCGGTGGCGCCCACCCACGCCTGCTGCCGGCACTGCTCGGCGGCCGGGGCAGGACTCGGGAGGGTGCAGCTCGGCACGTCGTCCGGGTGTTCCGGACGATCGGCTCCCCGGCCTACGCCCGGAACGAGCCGTGGCTGCGGGAGATGGCCCGACAGTCCTTCGACCGGGCACACGACAACGCCGGTGTACGGCGTCAACTCGCCGCGATCATCTCCTCGCCGGACCGACGGCCGCTGCTGGCCGGCGTGCGCGCGCCCACGCTGGTCGTGCACGGCGAGGCCGACCTCCTCGTCCGCCCGTCCGGCGGCCGCGCTACCGCGGCCGCCGTGGCCGGGGCCCGGCTGGTGACCTACCCCGGGATGGGCCACGATCTCCCGGACGCACTGCAGCAGCCGATCGCCGAGGAGATCGCCGCCTTGGCCGCGCGCTGGCGTGCCGAGCGCAGCAATCCCTGA
- a CDS encoding sensor histidine kinase: MNETGLDGFRRYTWWVVPGSNAIVLILFTGEWVLDGDVPAPARLFSAGALVVEVAAVLVLLTLRLRAGERIRLPAGWPVAGALAGAVLAACALPLRNYGLWAVGPAVMVAVVATYLEPRARRRLILGATVLAAVPGGVVSLLADDGRLLYATLFPPGMTAFVSWAVLGPLWAWDIAGRLEEARRISAELAVKDERLRFAAELHDIQGHHLQVIALKSELAARLVETDPQRAVAEMGEVRQLAADALRDTRAVVRGYRRTSLDDEITNATRVLASAGIDARTTLEPATIPEAARHLLGLVMREAATNVLRHSTAREASIEYRVSSGTACLRVSNDGAGPGPDTEGTGLRALAERLEAGGGVLEWTRTDDRFTVSASIPGSSR, from the coding sequence GTGAACGAGACCGGTCTGGACGGCTTCCGCCGGTACACCTGGTGGGTGGTGCCGGGCAGCAACGCGATCGTGTTGATCCTGTTCACCGGTGAGTGGGTGCTCGACGGGGACGTCCCGGCGCCGGCGCGGCTGTTCAGCGCCGGAGCGCTGGTCGTCGAGGTGGCGGCCGTGCTGGTGCTGCTCACGCTGCGGCTGCGGGCCGGCGAGCGGATCCGGTTGCCCGCGGGTTGGCCGGTCGCCGGGGCACTCGCCGGGGCGGTGCTCGCGGCCTGCGCGCTGCCGCTGCGGAACTACGGGCTCTGGGCGGTCGGCCCGGCGGTGATGGTCGCGGTGGTCGCGACCTACCTGGAGCCCCGCGCCCGGCGCCGGCTGATCCTGGGAGCAACGGTCCTGGCCGCGGTGCCGGGCGGTGTCGTCAGCCTGCTCGCCGACGACGGCCGGCTGCTCTACGCGACGCTGTTCCCGCCCGGCATGACCGCGTTCGTCAGCTGGGCGGTCCTGGGCCCGCTCTGGGCCTGGGACATCGCCGGACGGCTGGAGGAGGCCCGACGGATATCGGCGGAGCTGGCGGTCAAGGACGAACGGCTGCGGTTCGCCGCCGAGTTGCACGACATCCAGGGTCATCATCTCCAGGTGATCGCGTTGAAGAGCGAGCTGGCGGCCCGGCTGGTCGAGACCGACCCGCAGCGGGCCGTCGCCGAGATGGGGGAGGTCCGGCAGCTGGCGGCCGACGCGCTGCGTGATACCCGCGCAGTGGTGCGGGGCTACCGGCGCACGAGCCTGGACGACGAGATCACGAACGCGACCCGGGTGCTGGCATCGGCCGGCATCGACGCCCGGACGACGCTGGAGCCGGCCACGATCCCGGAGGCCGCCCGGCACCTGCTCGGGCTGGTGATGCGGGAGGCAGCCACGAACGTGCTGCGCCACAGCACCGCACGGGAGGCGTCGATCGAGTACCGGGTGTCGTCCGGGACCGCCTGTCTCCGGGTGAGCAACGACGGCGCCGGGCCGGGCCCCGACACCGAGGGCACCGGTCTGCGGGCACTCGCCGAGCGGCTGGAAGCCGGCGGTGGGGTGCTCGAATGGACCCGCACCGATGATCGGTTCACGGTGAGCGCCTCGATACCCGGGAGTAGCCGATGA
- a CDS encoding beta-phosphoglucomutase family hydrolase, with the protein MHSPTTLGLPARARGCLFDLDGVVTRTAAQHAKAWKTTFDQFLAEYGNGQQPFDVDTDYVRYVDGRKRLDGTRAFLASRGITLPEGTASDTASAHTVLGLSNTKNALVLRLIDAEGVEVFDDAVRYLNAVRDAGLARAVVTSSANAVQVLTVTGLIDFFDVRVDALVAAERGLAGKPAPDTFLAGAELLDLRPHEAVVFEDALAGVEAGRAGDFGLVVGVDRVGQADELKAHGADVVVTALTDLLGYA; encoded by the coding sequence ATGCACTCGCCGACGACACTCGGACTTCCCGCACGAGCCCGGGGCTGCCTCTTCGATTTGGACGGTGTGGTGACGCGGACCGCCGCGCAACACGCCAAGGCTTGGAAGACGACGTTCGACCAGTTCCTCGCCGAGTACGGGAACGGCCAACAGCCGTTCGACGTCGACACCGATTACGTACGGTACGTGGACGGGCGGAAGCGGCTCGACGGCACGCGGGCGTTCCTCGCGTCCCGGGGTATCACGTTGCCGGAGGGAACGGCGTCCGACACCGCGTCCGCCCACACCGTCCTCGGCCTCTCGAACACGAAGAACGCGCTGGTCCTGCGGCTGATCGACGCCGAAGGCGTCGAGGTGTTCGACGACGCGGTCCGCTACCTGAACGCGGTGCGCGACGCGGGCCTCGCGCGCGCGGTGGTGACGTCGTCGGCGAACGCCGTACAGGTGCTCACCGTCACCGGGCTGATCGACTTCTTCGACGTTCGGGTGGACGCACTCGTCGCCGCCGAGCGCGGTTTGGCGGGTAAGCCCGCTCCGGACACGTTCCTGGCCGGTGCGGAGCTGCTCGACCTGCGCCCGCACGAGGCCGTGGTCTTCGAGGACGCGCTCGCCGGTGTGGAAGCCGGGCGGGCGGGCGATTTCGGCCTGGTCGTCGGCGTCGACCGGGTCGGGCAGGCGGACGAGTTGAAGGCGCACGGCGCCGACGTCGTGGTGACGGCGCTGACCGATCTGCTGGGGTACGCATGA
- a CDS encoding glycoside hydrolase family 65 protein has protein sequence MTRPGPFAVDPWAIREESVDLDRLGMSEAVFALANGHIGMRGNLDEGDPHGMPGTYLNSFCELRPLPYAEGGYGYPESGQAIVNVTNGKLFRLLVDDEPLDVRYGKTLTHERVLDFRAGILTRRLDWVSPAGTAIRLETERLVSLAQRSVAAICYTVSAETPVQLVVQSELFANEELPPSGKDPRIEAALARPLRPEIHTAEPTGATLLHSLDGMGLRMAAAMDHEVDGPGDVEIRSDASENIGRTTVICRIQPGRPLRIIKYLAYGWSSQRSLPALNDQVRAALSAARYRGWEGLRQEQRAYLDAFWESADVEVEGDGRLQQAVRFGLFHVLQAGARAEGRAISAKGLTGPGYDGHTFWDTETFVLPMLSHTLPDAAADALRWRQLTLPLAEERAEMLGFAGAAFPWRTIRGQECSGYWPAGTAALHVNADIADAVLRHVAATGDEEFERTVGIELLTATARLWRSVGHYCADGDFRIDGVTGPDEYSALADNNLFTNLMAQRNLRGAADACERHPAEAAALRVDSAELASWRAAADAMAIPYDEKRGVHAQAQNFTEYAVWDFAGTRSDEYPLLLHFPYLQLYRMQVIKQADLVLAMQLCPEAFTLEEKQRNFAYYEQITVRDSSLSAASQAVLAAETGHLRLAYEYLCETAMLDLHDLAGNTDHGLHIAALAGVWSGIVLGFGGLRHMAAGLSFAPRLPEELNRITFMIRWRGRRLRTEITPREARYRLLDGPDLEFLHHGERLVVGASEEVTAAIPPAPTVEPVRQPVGREPLIRRLGDFGTA, from the coding sequence ATGACGCGGCCGGGACCGTTCGCCGTCGACCCGTGGGCGATCCGGGAGGAGAGCGTCGACCTCGACCGGCTAGGCATGAGCGAGGCGGTGTTCGCGCTCGCCAACGGTCACATCGGAATGCGCGGCAACCTCGACGAGGGTGACCCGCACGGGATGCCGGGCACGTACCTCAACTCGTTCTGCGAGCTGCGGCCGCTGCCCTACGCCGAGGGTGGTTACGGCTATCCGGAGAGCGGCCAGGCGATCGTCAACGTGACGAACGGCAAGCTGTTCCGCCTCCTCGTGGACGACGAGCCGCTCGACGTCAGGTACGGGAAGACGCTGACCCACGAGCGGGTCCTCGACTTCCGCGCGGGCATCCTCACCCGGCGACTGGACTGGGTCTCCCCAGCGGGCACCGCGATCCGGCTCGAGACCGAGCGGCTGGTCTCGCTGGCCCAGCGGTCGGTCGCGGCGATCTGTTACACGGTGAGCGCCGAGACACCGGTGCAACTCGTGGTCCAGTCCGAGTTGTTCGCGAACGAGGAGTTGCCGCCCAGCGGAAAGGACCCGCGGATCGAGGCAGCACTCGCTCGTCCGCTACGCCCGGAGATCCACACCGCCGAGCCCACCGGCGCGACGCTGCTGCACAGCCTCGACGGCATGGGCCTGCGGATGGCGGCCGCGATGGACCACGAGGTCGACGGCCCGGGCGACGTCGAGATCCGCTCCGACGCCAGTGAGAACATCGGCCGCACGACCGTGATCTGCCGGATCCAGCCCGGCCGTCCGCTGCGGATCATCAAGTACCTGGCGTACGGCTGGTCGTCCCAGCGGTCGCTGCCCGCGCTCAACGACCAGGTACGAGCGGCGCTCAGCGCCGCCCGCTACCGCGGGTGGGAAGGGCTCCGGCAGGAGCAGCGCGCGTACCTGGACGCGTTCTGGGAGAGCGCCGACGTCGAGGTGGAGGGTGACGGCCGGCTGCAGCAGGCCGTCCGCTTCGGGCTGTTCCACGTTCTGCAGGCCGGCGCCAGGGCCGAGGGGCGGGCGATCTCCGCCAAGGGCCTGACCGGTCCCGGCTACGACGGCCACACGTTCTGGGACACCGAGACGTTCGTCCTGCCGATGCTCAGCCACACGCTCCCGGACGCCGCCGCCGACGCCCTGCGGTGGCGGCAGTTGACGCTTCCGCTCGCGGAGGAGCGCGCCGAGATGCTCGGCTTCGCGGGTGCGGCGTTCCCCTGGCGGACGATTCGCGGCCAGGAATGCTCCGGCTACTGGCCCGCCGGGACCGCCGCGCTGCACGTCAACGCCGACATCGCGGACGCCGTGCTGCGGCACGTCGCCGCAACCGGTGACGAGGAGTTCGAGCGTACGGTCGGGATCGAGTTGCTGACCGCGACCGCCCGGCTGTGGCGCTCGGTCGGCCACTACTGCGCCGACGGCGACTTCCGGATCGACGGCGTCACCGGGCCCGACGAGTACAGCGCGCTGGCCGACAACAACCTGTTCACGAACCTGATGGCGCAGCGGAACCTGCGGGGTGCTGCCGACGCCTGCGAGCGGCATCCGGCGGAGGCCGCTGCATTGCGCGTCGACAGCGCGGAGCTCGCGTCCTGGCGTGCGGCGGCCGACGCGATGGCGATTCCCTACGACGAGAAGCGGGGCGTCCACGCGCAGGCGCAAAATTTCACCGAGTACGCCGTCTGGGACTTTGCCGGAACCCGCAGCGACGAGTACCCGCTCCTGCTGCACTTCCCCTATCTGCAGCTCTACCGGATGCAGGTGATCAAGCAGGCCGATCTGGTCCTCGCGATGCAGCTCTGCCCGGAAGCGTTCACGCTCGAGGAGAAGCAGCGGAACTTCGCCTACTACGAGCAGATCACGGTCCGGGACTCGTCGCTCTCGGCGGCGAGCCAGGCGGTGCTGGCCGCCGAGACCGGGCACCTCCGGCTGGCGTACGAGTACCTCTGCGAGACCGCGATGCTCGACCTGCACGACTTGGCCGGTAACACCGACCACGGCCTGCACATCGCCGCGCTGGCCGGCGTGTGGTCCGGGATCGTCCTCGGTTTCGGGGGTCTGCGTCACATGGCGGCGGGGCTCTCGTTCGCCCCTCGCCTACCCGAGGAACTGAACCGGATCACGTTCATGATCCGCTGGCGGGGCAGGCGGCTGCGAACCGAGATCACTCCCAGGGAGGCGCGCTACCGCCTGCTCGACGGCCCGGACCTGGAGTTCCTCCATCACGGCGAGCGACTCGTCGTCGGCGCGTCCGAGGAGGTGACCGCCGCGATCCCACCCGCGCCCACGGTGGAGCCGGTGCGACAGCCGGTCGGGCGGGAGCCGCTGATCCGGCGTCTGGGGGATTTCGGTACCGCCTGA
- a CDS encoding glycosyltransferase — MAVILLVTHGTAGDVLPFVRIGSALAARGHDVSLLTHAPYAEQVCSAGLAFVPIDTESAYRDSQARSRDLLDVRSPADLRRYYDERGLFRQLRDEVASLTARHRPGRTVLVGRHTSALSVLIAGEALGAPTVSIAVAPIQLLVAPVAALHLARGLADGIDAVRAEHGLLPRNDWLRWLGSADRTLGLWTRWFDEAGTRAPGGVDLVGFVTGDDSDEQLPPEVATLLAAERAPILVTGGTGAMLHPRFYAVALDAITATGRDAVVVAPDRTMLPERLPPGTHWHPRLPFPRLIPEVGALLHHGGIGTAVRALRSGTPQVIMAHGADRPDNAERLASHRLGRWLDAARWSAEAVAGQLAEALADHDYAERADEVTRQDPASGSESAADLIEATLTGPNRQPSTSVRDLSAEQRRLLLRRLRR, encoded by the coding sequence ATGGCGGTCATCCTGTTGGTCACCCACGGCACCGCCGGCGACGTGCTGCCGTTCGTCCGCATCGGCTCGGCGCTCGCCGCCCGTGGCCACGACGTCAGCCTGCTGACCCACGCGCCCTACGCCGAGCAGGTGTGCAGCGCGGGACTCGCGTTCGTGCCGATCGACACGGAGTCGGCCTACCGCGACAGCCAGGCGCGATCGCGGGATCTGCTCGACGTCCGAAGCCCGGCCGACCTCCGCCGGTACTACGACGAGAGGGGACTGTTCAGACAGCTGCGCGACGAGGTAGCGTCGCTGACGGCCCGGCACCGTCCGGGTCGGACGGTGCTGGTCGGGCGGCACACGTCGGCGCTGTCCGTCCTGATCGCCGGGGAGGCCCTCGGCGCACCCACGGTGTCCATCGCGGTGGCACCGATCCAGCTGCTCGTCGCACCGGTCGCCGCGCTCCACCTCGCGCGTGGGCTCGCCGACGGCATCGACGCGGTGCGCGCCGAGCACGGGCTGCTCCCGCGGAACGATTGGCTGCGCTGGCTCGGCTCGGCCGACCGAACTCTGGGCCTGTGGACGCGCTGGTTCGACGAGGCGGGAACACGCGCGCCGGGCGGCGTCGATCTGGTCGGTTTTGTCACCGGCGACGACAGCGACGAGCAACTGCCGCCCGAGGTAGCAACTCTCCTCGCCGCGGAACGGGCTCCGATCCTGGTCACCGGTGGCACCGGCGCGATGCTGCACCCCCGGTTCTACGCCGTGGCACTCGACGCGATCACGGCGACGGGTCGCGATGCCGTCGTGGTCGCACCGGACCGGACCATGCTCCCGGAGCGCTTACCGCCCGGAACCCACTGGCATCCCCGATTGCCGTTCCCGAGGCTGATCCCCGAGGTCGGTGCGCTTCTGCACCACGGCGGCATCGGGACGGCGGTCAGGGCGCTGCGATCCGGCACACCGCAGGTCATCATGGCCCACGGCGCCGACCGCCCGGACAACGCCGAACGCCTCGCGAGCCACCGGCTGGGCCGATGGCTGGACGCCGCCCGCTGGTCGGCGGAGGCCGTCGCCGGCCAGCTCGCCGAGGCCCTGGCCGACCACGACTACGCCGAGCGTGCCGACGAGGTGACCCGCCAGGACCCGGCCAGCGGTAGCGAGTCCGCCGCCGACCTGATCGAGGCGACGCTGACCGGACCGAACCGGCAGCCTTCGACGTCGGTTCGCGACCTCTCCGCCGAACAGCGGCGACTACTGCTGCGTCGGCTCCGCCGCTGA
- a CDS encoding response regulator transcription factor: MIRLLLADDEDLLRSALTALLALEEDLEVVATASTSTDAVRLARELRPDIAVLDLEMPPTDGLRAAEEIRAGLPTQIVLVTRHARPAVLRRALAVGVRGFVPKTTSAARLAEIIRDVAGGRRYVDPDIAASALTEDDCPLTDRELEVLRAARTGASVNEIAAAVHLAPGTVRNYLSAAMTKLQLPTRHAAAHHAWQQGWI; this comes from the coding sequence ATGATCCGCCTGCTGCTCGCCGACGACGAGGACCTCCTGCGTAGCGCGCTGACCGCACTGCTCGCGCTGGAGGAGGACCTGGAGGTCGTCGCCACGGCGTCCACCTCGACCGACGCGGTGCGGCTGGCGCGGGAGCTCCGGCCGGACATCGCGGTGCTCGACCTGGAGATGCCGCCGACCGACGGTCTGCGCGCGGCGGAGGAGATCCGCGCCGGGTTGCCGACGCAGATCGTCCTGGTGACCCGCCACGCGCGTCCCGCCGTTCTCCGGCGCGCGCTGGCCGTGGGTGTCCGCGGGTTCGTGCCGAAGACCACCTCCGCTGCCCGGCTCGCCGAGATCATTCGGGACGTTGCCGGTGGCCGACGTTACGTCGACCCCGACATCGCCGCCTCCGCCCTGACCGAGGACGACTGCCCGCTCACCGACCGCGAGCTGGAGGTGCTGCGGGCCGCGCGCACCGGTGCCTCGGTGAACGAGATCGCCGCCGCCGTCCACCTGGCGCCGGGCACGGTCCGCAACTACCTGTCGGCCGCGATGACCAAGCTGCAGTTGCCGACCCGGCACGCGGCCGCCCATCACGCGTGGCAACAAGGGTGGATCTGA